A DNA window from Canis lupus dingo isolate Sandy chromosome 2, ASM325472v2, whole genome shotgun sequence contains the following coding sequences:
- the CRYBG2 gene encoding beta/gamma crystallin domain-containing protein 2 isoform X2, translating to MEGAGGPPAQAEAPVVSTTLAWRRPPAQEEMRHRFHKVSLVSGAQTEAPREEMLEYSHGREEVNGFATRAESTISYKGPRDGAGSKSFQSHGPIFSKKYTLLPKEKRPVGRRKEAVDQGDSSPQEPRTEQANPEALARTELLVPLPGPREPSPHPGVSLSSGSPRSLEERRVTRTVQTTVVVGGHVERRVNSSVTVGPGPWGEAQPRGRNVVRAVRAVVVSPQAEGSPTRSQARELLSSLVPTERSPAASRLPRPTAVVPRNPGLGGPGGAASGQLPELGMAEPKDRSALGPAGSSEDGHPPPNQDVPAAHPEQDQSRAPEVLTRQGASGPTQPSPQISRSHVSLPSSLGRQTPTPSLDPEHPPEQPAVPTYPRTQLTLKPRVPQALPSIKREGLTDPSVVTSPPMAKSEVLVTGPGQSLAPSSTRRKAVPSSGALSAPSSPGNKLVRDSEHVPVFSLTQAEVVAGPAAPAASSPKPSKVVQAPAGSPSTPKEAVHVTKGDLASCPSQDEAVEGLTTFTIPSPQEEEIVEGSKVSPIASPTQKELVQDPGAPAAPFSTQTVIAQDTAVPPAPSSEGKVSPSPGGPPASVLIRAEASLESQIVPNSTEGEMLPETSREEEEVALAADMEMFLDTLRSMEPPEILRTHRLPRAPRSSYLAMYATLPAIEEDQPGPWVLGPSPQEVPTLEGKEEEEEEEEEPENPYLSDDEKLQRRQEKAGPSPSWDSRPARPPQVSCSPLEMMKKHVADAKGPRPELGPEWQASSRPTSRLGGSLLFSGLVSATQEAPISEPLGTKLSALPPHVTPGTRKVPGQLPLLCSERPPPEKPACAQPLVGWSPALKIQGKLNTRPGKMILFSEPGCQGSSREVWEDTADTSSWPRVASVRVVRGCWVLYEEPEFRGRKLVVPEGDVDLGAPGPAWSTQGIGSVRRVVRDYSTPEIIVYSEKGLKGEQVELTDALEDTQGLEKPLQAASATVSAGLWLLYPKPSFEDSPCILEPGEYPTLEAWGTSDLRVGSLKPMRLGCPSVEKPREPKVVVYEATGFQGQSWEVSRDIYNLQEPEDSQSPHLASVGSLRVLGGCWVGYQKAGFRGHQYLLEEGEYADWSHWGGYDEALTSLRVIRTDFGDPALVLFEATDFEGHAAEVREALPDVELARHGPHTQAIHVLSGVWVAYQKVGFSGEQYVLEKGVYRTCDDWGAGNSALASLQPVLQVGEHNLHFVSKIQLFSGPDFLGDHISFEDDQTSLPVSFQPQSCRVHGGSWILFGEKNFEGDQYILSEGEFPTLTAMGCLSSTVLGSLQKVPLHFSEPSIFLYGLECFEGKEIELDREVRSLQAEGFNNHVLSLRIKGGVWVLCEHSDFRGRQWLVGSCEITNWLTYSGTQRVGSLYPIKQRRVYFRLWNAALRGFLAVPDHVEDMKAGRVVVSEPQAGGSCIWYYEDGLLKNQAAPTMSLQVIGPPSPGSKAVLWAESRLPRQTWSISESGHICSQMFEGRILDVKGGRGYDRDHVVLWEPTKDRASQVWTVHVL from the exons atggagggggcaggtgggcccCCGGCTCAGGCTGAGGCCCCAGTGGTGAGCACCACACTGGCGTGGCGTCGGCCCCCTGCCCAGGAAGAGATGAGACACCGTTTTCACAAGGTGTCCCTGGTGTCGGGGGCCCAGACAGAAGCCCCCCGGGAGGAGATGTTGGAGTACAGCCACGGTCGAGAGGAAGTCAATGGCTTTGCAACCCGGGCAGAATCGACTATAAGTTACAAGGGACCCCGGGATGGGGCCGGCTCCAAGAGCTTCCAGAGCCACGGGCCCATCTTTTCCAAGAAGTACACGCTACTCCCCAAGGAGAAGAGGCCAGTGGGGAGACGGAAGGAGGCCGTAGACCAGGGCGACAGCAGCCCCCAAGAGCCCAGGACTGAGCAGGCCAACCCGGAAGCCCTGGCCAGGACAGAGCTTTTGGTGCCCCTGCCCGGGCCCCGGGAGCCCAGCCCCCACCCGGGCGTCAGCCTCAGCAGTGGGAGCCCCCGGAGCCTCGAGGAACGCCGGGTGACGCGCACCGTGCAGACCACCGTGGTGGTGGGAGGGCACGTGGAGCGGCGGGTGAACAGCTCCGTGACCGTGGGCCCAGGGCCGTGGGGCGAGGCCCAGCCCAGGGGCCGCAATGTTGTTCGCGCAGTACGGGCAGTGGTCGTGAGCCCCCAGGCCGAGGGCTCCCCTACCCGCAGTCAAGCCCGGGAGCTGCTAAGTAGCCTCGTACCTACTGAGCGGAGCCCCGCTGCCAGCCGGCTTCCCAGGCCCACGGCTGTTGTGCCAAGGAATCCGggtctgggtggcccagggggCGCGGCCTCGGGGCAGCTGCCTGAGCTGGGGATGGCAGAGCCAAAGGACAGATCTGCTCTGGGCCCTGCAGGCAGCTCGGAGGATGGTCACCCGCCTCCGAACCAGGACGTCCCTGCAGCTCACCCAGAGCAAGACCAGAGCCGAGCCCCTGAGGTCCTAACGCGGCAAGGAGCCTCCGGGCCCACCCAGCCCTCTCCCCAGATTTCTCGGAGCCATGTGTCATTACCCTCCTCTCTCGGACGCCAGACTCCTACTCCCTCCCTGGACCCAGAGCACCCCCCAGAGCAGCCAGCGGTGCCCACATACCCCAGGACCCAGCTTACTCTCAAGCCCAGGGTACCCCAGGCGCTGCCCTCCATAAAAAGGGAGGGGCTCACAGATCCCTCTGTTGTCACCAGCCCACCCATGGCGAAGAGCGAGGTGCTTGTTACCGGCCCTGGACAGTCTCTTGCTCCATCCTCTACAAGACGGAAGGCTGTCCCTAGCTCAGGAGCGCTTTCGGCTCCATCCTCCCCGGGGAATAAGCTTGTTCGGGACTCTGAACATGTCCCTGTCTTCTCCCTTACCCAGGCAGAGGTGGTGGCAggccctgctgctcctgctgcctcATCTCCCAAGCCAAGCAAGGTGGTCCAGGCCCCAGCAGGCAGCCCTAGCACCCCAAAAGAGGCTGTCCATGTTACTAAAGGTGACCTTGCTTCTTGTCCCAGCCAGGATGAGGCTGTTGAAGGCCTGACCACTTTCACTATCCCATCTCCCCAAGAGGAGGAGATTGTTGAGGGCTCCAAAGTGAGCCCCATCGCATCTCCCACCCAAAAGGAGCTTGTCCAGGATCCTGGTGCTCCTGCTGCCCCATTTTCCACCCAGACAGTGATTGCCCAGGAcactgctgttccccctgccccctcctcagaGGGTAAGGTGTCCCCCAGCCCAGGAGGGCCCCCTGCCTCAGTGCTGATAAGAGCAGAGGCCAGCCTGGAGTCCCAAATTGTCCCCAACTCCACTGAGGGCGAAATGCTCCCAGAGAcatccagggaggaggaggaggtggccctGGCTGCTGACATGGAGATGTTCCTGGATACTCTGCGGAGCATGGAGCCGCCCGAGATCCTCCGCACTCACCGGCTGCCACGAGCCCCCCGGTCCTCCTACCTGGCCATGTATGCTACGCTGCCTGCCATCGAGGAGGACCAGCCCGGACCATGGGTGCTGGGACCCAGCCCCCAGGAGGTGCCCACActagaagggaaagaggaagaggaagaggaggaggaagaaccaGAGAACCCCTACCTAAGTGACGATGAGAAGCTCCAGCGCAGGCAGGAGAAGGCCGGGCCTAGCCCCTCCTGGGACTCTCGCCCTGCGAGGCCCCCCCAGGTCTCTTGTTCTCCTCTGGAGATGATGAAGAAACATGTAGCAGATGCCAAGGGCCCCCGCCCAGAGCTGGGGCCAGAGTGGCAAGCAAGCAGTAGGCCTACTTCTCGTCTTGGAGGCAGCCTTCTCTTCAGTGGTCTGGTGTCtgccacccaggaggcccccaTCTCGGAACCACTGGGCACAAAACTATCTGCTCTGCCACCCCACGTGACACCTGGAACCAGGAAGGTGCCAGGACAGCTGCCCCTGCTCTGCAGCGAAAGGCCACCACCAGAGAAGCCTGCTTGTGCCCAGCCCCTGGTGGGGTGG AGCCCAGCATTGAAGATCCAGGGCAAGCTGAACACCAGGCCTGGAAAG ATGATCCTCTTCTCAGAGCCTGGCTGCCAAGGCAGCAGCAGGGAGGTCTGGGAAGACACTGCTGACACCTCCAGTTGGCCCCGGGTGGCCTCCGTGAGGGTGGTTCGAGGCTG CTGGGTGCTATACGAAGAGCCAGAGTTCCGGGGCAGGAAGCTGGTTGTGCCTGAAGGAGATGTGGATTTAGGAGCCCCAGGGCCAGCGTGGAGCACCCAGGGCATTGGCTCTGTGAGGCGGGTTGTCCGG GACTACAGTACCCCAGAGATCATCGTGTACTCTGAGAAGGGCCTCAAGGGGGAGCAAGTGGAGCTAACCGATGCCTTGGAGGACACCCAGGGCCTGGAGAAGCCCCTACAGGCCGCATCTGCCACTGTCTCTGCAGGACT gtgGCTGCTGTACCCCAAACCCTCCTTTGAAGACTCTCCCTGCATTCTGGAGCCTGGAGAGTACCCGACCTTGGAGGCCTGGGGTACATCTGACCTCAGAGTGGGCTCCTTGAAGCCCATGAGATTG GGCTGCCCAAGCGTGGAGAAGCCAAGGGAGCCCAAG GTTGTGGTTTATGAGGCCACAGGCTTTCAGGGCCAGAGCTGGGAAGTGAGCAGAGACATCTACAACCTCCAGGAGCCAGAGGACAGCCAGAGCCCCCACCTGGCCTCTGTGGGGTCTCTGCGAGTTCTTGGGGGCTG ctgGGTGGGCTACCAGAAGGCAGGCTTTCGCGGCCACCAGTATCTGCTGGAGGAGGGAGAATATGCTGATTGGTCACACTGGGGAGGCTATGACGAGGCGCTGACCTCCCTGCGGGTCATCCGGACG GACTTCGGGGACCCGGCCCTCGTGCTGTTTGAGGCCACGGACTTCGAGGGGCACGCCGCGGAGGTGAGAGAGGCATTGCCGGACGTGGAGCTGGCGCGACACGGCCCCCACACGCAGGCCATCCACGTGCTCAGCGGCGT GTGGGTGGCCTATCAGAAGGTGGGCTTCTCCGGGGAGCAGTACGTGCTGGAGAAGGGCGTGTACCGCACCTGCGACGACTGGGGCGCGGGCAACAGCGCCCTCGCCTCGCTGCAGCCGGTCCTGCAG GTCGGCGAGCACAATCTGCACTTTGTCTCAAAG ATTCAGCTTTTCTCTGGCCCCGACTTCCTGGGCGACCACATCTCCTTCGAGGATGACCAGACCTCCTTGCCCGTCTCCTTCCAGCCCCAGTCCTGCCGTGTCCACGGGGGCAG ctggATCCTGTTTGGTGAGAAGAACTTTGAGGGTGACCAGTACATTCTCTCTGAGGGCGAGTTCCCCACTCTTACGGCCATGGGCTGCCTATCTTCCACAGTCCTGGGCTCTCTCCAGAAGGTACCCCTG cactTTTCAGAGCCTTCCATTTTTCTGTATGGACTGGAGTGCTTTGAGGGTAAGGAGATCGAGCTGGACAGAGAGGTGCGCAGCCTGCAAGCCGAGGGCTTCAACAACCACGTGCTGTCCCTGCGGATCAAGGGGGGCGT CTGGGTGCTGTGTGAGCACAGTGACTTCCGGGGCCGCCAGTGGCTGGTGGGCAGCTGTGAGATCACCAACTGGCTGACATACAGTGGGACACAGAGGGTGGGATCCCTCTACCCCATCAAGCAG CGCCGGGTTTATTTCCGCCTCTGGAATGCTGCACTGAGAGGCTTCCTGGCGGTGCCAGACCACGTGGAGGACATGAAGGCGGGCCGAGTGGTGGTGTCCGAGCCCCAAGCCGGAGGCAGCTGCATCTGGTACTACGAGGATGGGCTGCTAAAGAACCAG gcaGCCCCTACCATGAGCCTGCAGGTGATTGGgccccccagcccaggctccAAGGCTGTGCTGTGGGCCGAGAGCCGCCTGCCCCGTCAGACGTGGAGCATCAGTGAATCGGGCCATATCTGCAGCCAGATGTTCGAAGGCCGGATCCTAGATGTGAAGG gTGGCCGGGGCTATGACCGGGATCACGTGGTGCTGTGGGAGCCGACCAAGGACCGGGCGTCCCAGGTCTGGACTGTCCATGTGCTCTGA